In a genomic window of Streptomyces sp. NBC_01231:
- a CDS encoding TetR/AcrR family transcriptional regulator, whose amino-acid sequence MGNPATGGRRGPYANTARRKAEIVEAAERAFAVSGYHGGALREIARQLDLSFTSLRHHFPSKEELLIAVLENADNREQEPFESDLLHSGLIEAVVALAERNLAKPESLRLLAVMSAEASSTSHPAHLWFVERYGRVRTLVEKSIRSDVAQGRLPADTDAAEVAYAFVALWDGLQLQWLIDPSFDLVAALRKGLRALFGQTP is encoded by the coding sequence ATGGGTAACCCTGCGACGGGCGGGCGGCGCGGTCCGTACGCGAACACCGCACGGCGCAAGGCCGAAATCGTCGAAGCTGCCGAGCGGGCCTTCGCCGTCTCCGGCTACCACGGGGGGGCGCTGCGGGAGATCGCCCGCCAACTCGATCTGAGCTTCACCAGCCTGCGGCATCACTTCCCCAGCAAGGAGGAGCTGCTGATCGCGGTGCTCGAGAACGCGGACAACCGCGAACAAGAGCCCTTCGAAAGCGACTTGCTGCACAGCGGTCTCATCGAGGCAGTCGTCGCCCTGGCCGAGCGCAACCTCGCCAAACCGGAGTCGCTGCGACTCCTGGCAGTCATGTCGGCCGAGGCGTCGTCCACCTCTCATCCTGCCCACCTCTGGTTCGTCGAACGGTATGGCCGAGTCCGGACCCTCGTCGAGAAAAGCATCCGGTCCGACGTCGCCCAAGGGCGCCTTCCGGCAGATACCGATGCCGCCGAGGTGGCCTACGCGTTCGTCGCGCTCTGGGACGGACTGCAGCTGCAGTGGCTGATCGATCCGAGTTTCGACCTCGTCGCCGCCTTGAGGAAGGGCCTGCGTGCTCTGTTCGGCCAAACCCCGTGA
- a CDS encoding DUF2236 domain-containing protein: protein MSEADPGLFGPSSVTWQLHSDPMMWVAGIRALYLQALHPRAVRGVMQNSDFHNDAWGRLLRIADFVGTTTYGTTEAAERAGARVRKIHRMLGATDPDTGERYGVDEPELLLWVHCAEIDSYLYVARSSGLPLTDAQADRYIGEHRVSARLVGLDSDTVPGNQAEMTAYFDKVRPDLAAGEEARAVDDFLLRPPAHPLLVPAREVLWRRVAHLAYAALPPYAHELYGRPAPKPATVTRRLRATCTLLRCVPSRLRWQLPPKHILRAMARLGPTARPAPYKLGR, encoded by the coding sequence ATGAGCGAGGCCGACCCGGGGCTGTTCGGGCCCTCCTCCGTGACCTGGCAATTGCACAGCGACCCGATGATGTGGGTCGCGGGGATACGCGCCCTCTATCTCCAGGCACTGCACCCGCGCGCGGTCCGTGGTGTCATGCAGAACTCCGACTTCCACAACGACGCCTGGGGCCGCCTGTTGCGCATCGCCGACTTCGTCGGCACCACGACCTACGGCACCACCGAGGCAGCGGAGAGGGCGGGCGCCCGGGTCCGCAAGATACACCGCATGCTCGGAGCCACCGACCCCGACACCGGCGAGCGCTACGGCGTCGACGAACCCGAACTGCTGCTGTGGGTGCACTGCGCCGAGATCGACTCGTACCTGTACGTCGCCCGCAGCTCCGGCCTTCCGCTCACCGACGCGCAGGCCGACCGGTACATCGGCGAGCACCGGGTCAGTGCCCGTCTGGTGGGTCTCGACTCCGACACCGTACCGGGGAACCAGGCCGAGATGACCGCCTACTTCGACAAGGTGCGGCCCGACCTGGCCGCCGGAGAAGAGGCACGCGCGGTGGACGACTTCCTGCTCCGCCCTCCGGCGCACCCCCTCCTGGTCCCGGCGCGTGAGGTGCTGTGGCGGCGTGTGGCACATCTGGCGTACGCCGCCCTGCCGCCGTACGCCCACGAGTTGTACGGCAGGCCGGCCCCGAAACCGGCGACCGTCACCCGGCGGCTGCGAGCCACGTGCACCCTGCTGCGCTGCGTTCCCTCACGTCTGCGCTGGCAACTCCCGCCCAAACACATTCTGCGCGCCATGGCCCGCCTCGGACCCACTGCTCGCCCGGCACCGTACAAACTCGGACGATAG
- a CDS encoding TetR/AcrR family transcriptional regulator, translating to MVSRSDVPRRSDAQRNRERILEVALGELSRSADVPLSVIAKRAGVGQGTFYRNFPSREALVLEVYGHGVRQLSNSAAELLKTREPDRALREWMDGLARFAMAKAGLADALRQATRASGGSEKPGYSLVADAIELLLDANHEVGTIRPGVTADDFLLAIAGIWQIGLSEHWHVQAARLLDLIMDGLRAGAPGRRQPGP from the coding sequence GTGGTGTCGAGGAGTGACGTGCCTCGGCGCTCGGACGCGCAGCGCAATCGCGAGCGCATTCTGGAAGTGGCGTTGGGCGAGCTGTCGCGTTCGGCGGATGTCCCGCTGAGTGTGATCGCCAAGAGGGCGGGCGTCGGGCAGGGGACCTTCTATCGCAATTTCCCCAGCCGAGAGGCGCTCGTCCTGGAGGTGTACGGCCATGGGGTGCGGCAGCTCAGCAACAGCGCGGCCGAGTTGCTGAAGACCAGGGAACCCGACCGGGCCCTGCGCGAGTGGATGGACGGCCTCGCCCGCTTCGCCATGGCCAAGGCCGGTCTGGCCGACGCGTTGCGGCAGGCCACCCGTGCGTCGGGTGGCTCGGAAAAGCCGGGGTACTCCCTGGTGGCCGACGCGATCGAGCTTCTGCTCGATGCCAATCACGAGGTCGGCACCATCCGCCCAGGGGTGACCGCCGACGACTTCCTCCTTGCCATCGCCGGCATCTGGCAGATCGGCCTCAGCGAGCACTGGCATGTCCAGGCCGCCCGCCTCCTGGACCTCATCATGGACGGCTTGCGCGCGGGAGCGCCCGGGCGACGGCAGCCTGGTCCGTAA
- a CDS encoding tetratricopeptide repeat protein — protein MGDSRLIHGRYRLLDQIGRGGMGEVWRARDESLGRQVAVKCLKPLGGHHDQAFTGVLRERFRREARVAAALQHRGVTVVHDFGEWDGVLYLVMELLEGRNLSQLLEDNKQHPLPVPDVVEIADQVAAALAYTHQQGIVHRDLKPANIVRLTDGTVKICDFGIARLGHDIGFTSRLTGTGIAMGTPHYMSPEQIGGVEVDQRSDLYSLGCVLYEIATGAPPFDLADPWAILIGHRDTPPRPPRSHRADLPAYLEEVILDLLAKSPEQRPNDARELGRRISDGRATPTYVPTVVTPQPDLRPPEPATPRGARLPSWTRGMTTGHKATGAGLRTAAPDAGAGLTGEWIPRPPGGRPEEPVPDAPPAPSPEAVTALAGRHNAGLSLGRLGRWAEAGEVHRAVAAEREHLLGPDHPDTLASRYEVAFTYSRTGRASDALREYKHVARSRSISLGPDHPDTLAARQEMAYVLGQLGRHFDAHQVYNSVLAARESIMGADHPDTLRCRHNLAFNLSRLGRLEDSYRMACDVAAARARVLGPHHPDTLVTRYEVAYALGQLGRWPEALQTYREVAEARAQALGPDHADTLAARYEVGISLGRLGRSTEALQLYRDLIDDRTRIQGPAHPETLRARHGLGVNLGRLGRWEEALAESRDVCAIRERVLGDDHPDTLVSRREVAVGLGWLGRWPDALTEYRRVAASRERVLGADHPDTLASRNDEAHCLEQLGRGAEAADLYRQVAEVRQRRMTGGH, from the coding sequence ATGGGGGACAGCAGGCTGATCCACGGCCGGTACCGGCTGCTCGACCAGATCGGGCGGGGCGGTATGGGCGAGGTGTGGCGGGCGCGCGACGAGTCGCTGGGCCGGCAGGTCGCCGTGAAGTGCCTCAAGCCGCTGGGCGGGCACCACGACCAGGCCTTCACCGGGGTCCTCAGGGAGCGGTTCAGGCGCGAGGCCCGGGTGGCAGCCGCCCTCCAGCACCGCGGCGTGACCGTCGTCCACGACTTCGGCGAGTGGGACGGCGTCCTCTACCTCGTCATGGAACTCCTGGAGGGCCGCAACCTCAGCCAGCTCCTGGAGGACAACAAGCAGCACCCGCTGCCCGTCCCCGACGTCGTCGAGATCGCCGACCAGGTCGCCGCCGCCCTCGCCTACACCCACCAACAGGGCATCGTGCACCGCGACCTGAAGCCCGCGAACATCGTGCGGCTGACCGACGGCACCGTGAAGATCTGCGACTTCGGCATCGCCCGCCTCGGCCACGACATCGGCTTCACCTCCCGCCTCACCGGCACCGGCATCGCCATGGGCACCCCGCACTACATGTCGCCGGAGCAGATCGGCGGCGTCGAGGTCGACCAGCGCAGCGACCTGTACTCACTGGGCTGCGTGCTGTACGAGATCGCCACCGGCGCCCCGCCCTTCGACCTCGCCGACCCCTGGGCGATCCTCATCGGCCACCGCGACACACCGCCCCGCCCGCCCCGCAGCCACCGCGCCGACCTGCCCGCCTACCTGGAGGAGGTCATCCTCGACCTGCTCGCCAAGAGCCCCGAGCAACGCCCGAACGACGCCCGCGAGCTGGGCCGCCGGATCAGCGACGGACGCGCCACGCCGACGTACGTGCCGACCGTCGTGACCCCGCAGCCGGATCTGCGCCCGCCCGAGCCGGCCACCCCGCGCGGAGCCCGCCTGCCGTCCTGGACCCGGGGCATGACCACCGGGCACAAGGCGACCGGCGCCGGACTGCGCACCGCGGCCCCCGACGCGGGGGCGGGCCTCACCGGCGAATGGATCCCGCGCCCGCCCGGCGGCAGACCCGAGGAGCCGGTGCCCGACGCACCCCCCGCCCCCTCCCCGGAGGCGGTCACCGCGCTCGCGGGGCGACACAACGCCGGGCTCAGCCTGGGACGGCTCGGCCGCTGGGCCGAGGCCGGTGAGGTGCACCGCGCGGTCGCCGCCGAACGCGAACACCTCCTCGGCCCCGACCACCCCGACACCCTCGCCAGCCGCTACGAGGTCGCCTTCACCTACAGCCGCACCGGCCGCGCCTCCGACGCCCTGCGCGAGTACAAGCACGTCGCCCGTTCCCGGAGCATCTCGCTCGGCCCGGACCACCCCGACACCCTCGCCGCGCGCCAGGAAATGGCCTACGTCCTCGGACAGCTGGGCCGCCACTTCGACGCCCACCAGGTCTACAACTCGGTGCTCGCCGCCCGCGAGAGCATCATGGGCGCCGATCACCCGGACACCCTGCGCTGCCGCCACAACCTCGCCTTCAACCTCAGCAGGCTCGGCCGCCTGGAGGACTCGTACAGGATGGCCTGCGACGTGGCGGCCGCGCGCGCCCGGGTGCTCGGCCCGCACCACCCCGACACCCTGGTCACCCGCTACGAGGTCGCCTACGCGCTCGGCCAGTTGGGCCGCTGGCCGGAAGCTCTGCAGACCTACCGCGAGGTCGCCGAGGCCCGCGCACAGGCCCTGGGCCCCGACCACGCCGACACCCTCGCCGCCCGCTACGAGGTCGGCATCAGCCTCGGCCGCCTCGGCCGCAGCACGGAGGCGCTCCAGCTCTACCGCGACCTGATCGACGACCGCACCCGGATCCAGGGCCCCGCCCACCCCGAGACCCTGCGCGCCCGCCACGGCCTGGGCGTCAACCTCGGCCGACTCGGCCGCTGGGAGGAGGCCCTCGCCGAGTCCCGCGACGTGTGCGCGATCCGCGAACGCGTCCTGGGCGACGACCACCCGGACACCCTGGTCAGCCGCCGTGAGGTCGCCGTCG